A genomic window from Leptospira broomii serovar Hurstbridge str. 5399 includes:
- a CDS encoding alpha/beta fold hydrolase — MINAQSKQLSNDDFREKETEYLSNSRVISIGHRKINLFEKGSGEPILLLHGGGPGASGISNYSRNIEVLAKNFRVLVPDMPGYGRSTKGINRKDPFGDLADSMLRLLDALNIPKVHIVGNSLGGACALRMALENPSKVSALILMGPGGVDTTRSFPTKGLNRLFNYYTGSGPSIEKLTTFIRENLVYKGEEVPAALIEERYKSSIDPEVILKPPLRRPKGIPNFKNFDFTRDPRLLRCDVPTLVLWGTEDKVNRPSGGLSLQRRMPNCDLYYFNHTGHWVQWERSKEFNQITNIFFTIHSLGKVGW; from the coding sequence ATGATAAATGCCCAAAGCAAACAGTTATCCAATGATGATTTTCGTGAAAAAGAAACCGAATATCTCTCTAATTCGCGAGTTATTTCTATTGGACATCGAAAGATTAACCTTTTCGAAAAAGGATCTGGGGAGCCTATATTATTGCTTCATGGAGGCGGTCCCGGCGCTTCAGGTATATCTAATTACTCTAGAAACATTGAAGTTCTTGCTAAAAACTTTCGTGTTTTAGTGCCTGATATGCCTGGTTATGGCAGGTCCACAAAAGGAATAAATCGGAAAGACCCATTTGGTGATTTAGCGGATTCAATGCTCAGGCTACTTGATGCACTCAACATTCCAAAAGTGCATATTGTGGGCAATTCTCTCGGCGGTGCTTGCGCATTAAGGATGGCGCTTGAGAATCCCTCAAAAGTTTCCGCTTTAATTTTGATGGGCCCAGGTGGAGTGGATACTACTCGATCCTTTCCTACCAAAGGTTTGAACCGATTATTCAATTATTATACGGGAAGTGGCCCAAGTATAGAGAAGCTCACTACTTTTATCCGAGAGAATCTAGTTTATAAAGGAGAGGAAGTGCCAGCGGCCCTCATAGAAGAAAGATACAAATCTAGTATCGATCCCGAGGTTATACTTAAACCTCCTTTACGCAGACCAAAAGGAATTCCTAATTTTAAGAATTTTGATTTTACTCGAGACCCGAGACTTTTGCGATGCGATGTTCCTACTTTAGTGCTTTGGGGAACTGAAGATAAGGTAAACAGACCAAGCGGCGGACTTTCCTTGCAAAGGAGAATGCCTAATTGCGACTTATATTATTTTAATCATACGGGGCACTGGGTCCAATGGGAGCGATCGAAAGAATTCAATCAAATTACGAATATATTTTTTACCATTCATTCCCTTGGAAAGGTTGGATGGTAA
- a CDS encoding VOC family protein → MFKGNDINIFNSVKLGYAVIESNRLKEWYSFGKEAIGLHAEFDNDECVCFRLDKHKKRFLIRKGGTEDFTSLGFQIKDENSLNIILDRLKKRKVTIIPGEAGEAVLRGVKSFWQFVGPKGLNIELFIDPILTETPLKMSASGFVTEEFGMGHVAMVSKRPEELIEFWKEIFGARISDYIEQKMSGVTLDIVFLRMNPRHHSVAVAATRGLHLDPISTRIQHLNIEAKELKDVTGAYLRCKNLGFEIARGIGQHPNDLELSFYVITPSGFELEVGWNPIPVDEIEWKQNKYKQISSWGHRPEMSTTLSRFREFRRGIFSLFRSEYAPF, encoded by the coding sequence ATGTTTAAGGGCAATGATATCAACATATTCAATTCCGTAAAACTAGGTTATGCAGTTATAGAATCTAATCGGTTGAAAGAATGGTATTCCTTCGGTAAAGAAGCGATCGGATTACATGCTGAGTTTGATAACGATGAATGCGTTTGCTTTCGATTGGATAAACATAAAAAGAGATTTTTGATTCGAAAAGGAGGGACGGAAGATTTTACTAGTCTCGGTTTTCAAATAAAAGACGAGAATTCTTTAAACATTATATTAGATCGATTAAAGAAGCGAAAAGTAACCATTATTCCTGGAGAAGCTGGCGAAGCGGTTTTGCGTGGAGTAAAATCCTTTTGGCAATTCGTAGGTCCGAAAGGATTGAATATTGAATTATTTATAGACCCGATCTTGACGGAAACTCCCTTAAAAATGTCAGCCAGCGGTTTTGTAACGGAAGAGTTTGGAATGGGCCATGTGGCTATGGTTTCTAAGCGACCTGAAGAACTTATCGAATTTTGGAAGGAGATTTTCGGAGCGAGGATCAGCGATTATATAGAGCAAAAAATGTCCGGAGTCACTCTGGACATCGTATTCTTAAGAATGAATCCGCGTCATCATTCCGTTGCTGTGGCAGCGACAAGGGGATTGCATCTGGATCCTATTTCTACTCGAATCCAGCATTTGAATATTGAAGCGAAAGAATTGAAAGATGTGACCGGGGCATACTTACGTTGTAAAAATTTGGGATTCGAAATCGCTCGCGGAATCGGACAGCACCCCAATGATTTAGAGTTATCTTTCTACGTGATTACTCCCTCCGGTTTCGAACTCGAAGTGGGATGGAATCCGATACCGGTCGACGAAATCGAATGGAAGCAAAACAAATACAAACAAATCAGCTCTTGGGGCCATAGGCCGGAAATGTCGACAACGCTGTCTAGATTCAGGGAATTTCGGAGGGGAATCTTCTCTCTATTTCGTTCCGAATATGCCCCTTTTTAA